ACTTGTTTAGAGACTAAAGTGGATCTCCGTGCTTGTAATAGTACTGGATAAGAAACGCGAGggaaaaaagaatagaagatTCTTCCGCCCTATTTCCTACTACACGTAGACTATACAAATTCCTTTTTGATTGTATTAAATCAGAAGTTCTTTTTAATCTTACAATAACGTTTTGcctctttcatttctttattcttttttgttaAAGTATTAACATTAAAcaactaaaattaatattaaaattaagagaAAGATTTCAAAGTTGATCGTGTTTACGAAACTAATTGTAAGTACAAAAAAATACTAGATTTGAAATTCTAAGtaaaaaaatctttaaaatttcGATCTAAGAAGAATTAATCAACCCattaaattgattaaataaCGAGCCTTTATTTATACTGTCTGGGAAGTTGACGTAGGTTAGTAACGAAGCATCCTACTAGTCCAGGGTTACTAGCACTTCGTTACATAGGTAGTGTACCCTAATTAAACGTATATGTGTACCGAACTGTCCAAGAAGTTTCAGTCGACCAGGTTTTTACTTTGTGGGGCAGGGTCGTGGTTCATAGGTATATCATGCAGTTGAAAAGGAGGGTATTAGAAGGAGAACGTAAAAGAGGAGCAAGAGGATGGCTTTATCGAGCGGCGGCTGCGCTACAGTGTTGTTCTCTACACTGCCGCCTACCGGTTGTCAGTCATTCCCAACAGTCCAAAATATGATAGTTTccctctttttatcttttttaataaatattttcctacTACTGCTCTGCTACACATTTGCGTAACAATAAACACTTGTCCATAATCTTCCATACCATTAAGCGTACAACTTTGAACGGtaaatcttgaaaatttgTATGATTTATTAACCGCTCGAGCTGCTTTAAACACTCGATTCGTGTAATTGCACTTCTCAATAGATTAAATCATTATTTGAATCATCAACATCGACacctttcttattttcattgaatttacAAGAGTACATTGTAACAATCGTCTATCACTGTAAGTTACGATCATTATTCACTTAACGCTCTTGTAATAATCAAACATTAATCAAATAATTAGCATTTAATCGTCTCAGATTTTCGAGATTATCCGTTTCAAGTGTTTTTATACATGTTTTAACTCATCACCCTTACCGTGGTAGGCCTTCCGTTATTCAACGAGTTCTACTGTCCCGTGCACGCGCCTTACTTTCCCCTCCACAACACTTTTATCCCCACCACCGATAATTCTCCCTCTCGGTGGCGGGTGCCCCTAGATTCTAGCAACGCTTCTCGCAACTGAGACAACGGGACAGTTTCGATACGGCGCACCCTCCTGCCAATCGAGTCGGATACCGAATAGTACGCATAGCGAGCCTGTGCGTTACGCGGTTCGCGTATCTATCCATTAGATCGGCTGCTTCACTGCTTGTCTACGTGCGCGTACACAACCGTGTTAATTAGCAAAGGTGCCTTTACGTGAAAGTGTCGACAGGTAGAGTGAATTACGGTTCTCGTACGATCAATCGGTCCAcctattgtaaaatttttcacACTCGTTATACTCTGTAATCTTTCACGGTTATCTTTCCTGTTTTCccttgttttttctttcgcttttcaCTCGTTCATAATGAATAGCTTTCGATTCAGCCAAGAGTTACAATAACCAGGAGATCAATTAACGCGGAAGCCACAATTTGCAAGGCGAACAAAGTAAATACGACGAGGATCTTAATTGATTCGATTGCTGTGGGTCTCATGCGGTAATTTCGAGACGTGCTACAAGAATCGAAtgtgcaaaaataaaattgcagtTGCCAGTTATACCCCCTACGTGATTCCTTAATGCACGAAAGAACGATGCTTATGTTTCTGCTTGTTCTCATTATGCATGACATTTTGAAGTATGACAACTGAAACAAACAACATTATGTTTGTGGATTAAGTCGATACTATGCACGAAAATTGttcaatttcattgaaatgatACAATTGAGCTTGCATTGAAAAATACGAGTTCATTCATTTTAGTTCATTAAGTTTTATATGTAAAAGAATTgttcaatatatttcatttgaattacaatatataacaaacGGAAGCCTTGAATATTCAGTAATTTACGTGTATTATAATAGTTGATTTTCCATAATGTTAATTGCAAgcgtaaaaaaaattacatgcATTTGATATAATGCAAAATTCAATTCTATTTTGTGTAAGTGTTACtatcgttatgtaatatttatgaaaggaTAAAAATCACAGTAGAAACGACATTTTATTATCGCGAAAAACATTTAGTCCTATCCGTGGCCATTTAGGTCATCGCGATGAAAAAGTCGCGCGATTTTATTTCATCCATCCTTTTTTAGTCCGTCAGTCCGGTTGCTCTTAATTCTTCACTTGAATTTATTGTCCCGTCGAATTTGACTTTTGGCAGGATCAGCACACGCAAGACCAGCTTCGATTTTGTATTTGGCAAGATTCCAACTAATACGGCAAAACCAAAGACGcgaaaactttttaatttatcgccGTGGGGCAAATAACGATTGTGTCCGTTAGTCGCGTTTCATTCTTCTTGTTCTACAAATGCATCGTGCATTTAAACTGTCAGAGAAAATCGGccaaaaaatatagatttcaTCTGGCactaaatgaaacaaaagcTCGCCTTTAAATTGCACAGTTTTCCTAGCAAATGATAACTTGATCGCTTGCAACGAGCTCCCTTTCATTCTGCTATGTTTATTATGCTTCTGCTACCATTGAATCAGAGCAAATAAGATATCAACATACAAACGATTGTTCGATcgaagataaataatattattttcattatctttCCGCATTATAATTcgcttataaatttttatcgcttttatcgataataatcCATTTTTCACGAGCGTAACACGTGAAAGTTTGTCGTCGATCGTTGTTAGAAATTTCCACGAAGTCACGATCGTCGGAAATTGCACGCTCGAGTCGTTCTTTGACGCGGTGTAGTGGAATAAATACGTTGTAAATGCTTGCATAGATAGGTCCCGGTGGaaaaaacagaaaagtacAGAGGAACGCACATGCTATGATATACACACTTCAAAAGGGGTTTCGTGACAATCTGCTTGATCTTCGGTTACGAGCAAGATTTATGGCACCAAAgtgttccattttttttttcgtttttatctttttcctgCATTTTTTCGTATGAATAATGAACGAATGTAGGTGGAAGATAATGAACGTGAAATAACGCGATTCTCGTTATGTGACAGTGTTCTACTGTAATTCGCGCGAAAGACTGCGAGCTTATATTTTAGTAGCTTTTTATGATCCGTACAAAGTCCAATGAAACATTATCGAATAAAAGCAAAAGtagaggagaaaaagaaggaaacaggactattaaaataataaaataataaaagaaatatagaattgTTTGAAATACGAATTAGATTACGATTTTTTAGTGAAAAGAATATCGCAAGAATGCTGGTGCGAACATACCGCATTATGAACATCATCCCCGACGACTTCGAAGGTTTCAATTAGGCGACGTAATCAAGTCAATCAGAACTTGTAACCAGCTTCGAGAACCTTCAACGATGATGCTGAAGGAGGGACGCGACGGCGGCCACGAACGATATTGTTGTCCAACAATAAGATCATTGGGGAGTGAGCTCGAGAGACGGAAGATAAGAGAAGATCGTCATCGAATCGTCCCAAGCGTGTCGACCGATTAAACTGAAAGCTTTTTACCGTGAATTTATAATTCCGGCTGTGACCCGAGGGAATTTCGCGcggaataatataaatttacaccATGGGGAATGGCATGAATAAGGTGAGCAACACACACACTCACACAGATAATTTGCGTTTCAATTGGTATTTTCTGTCACCATTTCTGTCATCTATGTGAATCATAAATGCTATTAAGATACGAATAAAACGAGAGCAATGTGGTTAAAGTCATACAAacatcatatatatttgtgacatgcattaataatttaacaagGGCATAgttatgttaatattttaatgatgaaataGTATTTGACAGTTTGGTTATTGCGTGCCTTAACctgtattgaaaaatatgcTGATGATACACGTGCTCCTACATCTTATCTTGCGATTATTATGTATGTGCATATTGTAAAATCATTATATCGTCGCCTCTAATTTTATCTGTCCTAGATACCGAAAATTCAAGATATCTTTTCCCTTCTGTACGTATATCTTGTTcgttatatttaacaaatttctatttttattttatatgtcgCGTTGATAATATGTAGAACCAGTAAACCAGGTAAAATGACTTTTACCGAGGCAAGAACATGATTACTTACGAAAATCACgggattcatatttttcatattctacAGAGGGacagtttttaaatttaatatattgtcaattaattttatattatcttccCTTATCTTACCAATTTCTCTCCTGTACCCTTTTACCTTTGTATCTTCTTAACATAAATACTCCCTTCTCATCATCAAGtagcataaaaaataatagactTATCATGTTTCTAATTAGCTATATATAACTGTAACATATTTAGATGACAGGTCTAATATTATGTCCTGAtgcaatacatatatatatatataattgtcgCGTTAGCTAATTATACAGTTTAATTAGCTCATTGAacagttttttcgatattaatCATTGAATCCGATGGTTTAACGCTTACTGTCGGTAGGTATCGTACGATGCATAATATCGGTCGACGATGCATGCCGAGATTTTGATCGATGATCCCGATGAAAAGTTAAGAGCTGGTACTATTGTTCTCGCGATTGTCTAGAGACACCTCACTTAAGAATGCGGTATCGATTAGACGATTACCGCGAGTCTCACCTGACTAAACACGTTCGAGTGATCATCCACAAAGATGAATGATTAACAGTGGAGCACCTGCATCAAAAAGCTGCTCTATCGACtctcttctcattttttttttttttttcaacgcTATCTCAACGTTCACGTATCTCGAGTAGCGCTCgactttttttctctctcctcACGCTAATTGCgatagaagaagaagcagCGCCAATTGAATCTGAAACGTACGTGTACTCGCGCGTGAGTTCAAAACGCCGCTCGTTAAGAATCTAATGATTTCAATAACGAACGATCCGTAAACAGATATTTCAAACGCTACAAGTCAAGAAGAAGAATTGCACTTATACGTTTACggatttataggaaatttaaatgttcagaaatatataggatatacataATGTGTAAAATCatagttgaaaaatattcaagtaAAACGCTCGGCACACTCATTatctaaattctattctctttatcgcgttcataaaaatgtgaatttgTATAAGAATTCGCAGTTTAACTatgattatatgtatattgtgaactgttttatttgtttgtccAAATAGGTTCTTCCCGGTCTTTACATCGGGAATTATCATGATAGTAAAGACGCAGACCAATTGGAACGGTTTAAAATTACACATATTCTGGCGATTCACGACACGGCTCGTCGATTGCATTCTGTGAGTATATCCGGAGATAAAGTGTTTAACTTGGCTCGAAGAATTCTACGAAGTTAGCTCGATATATTGTTTGTAGGACAAACATTATCTATGCATATTGGCGGCGGATAGTCCAGATCAGAATCTATCTCAGTATTTCTCTTTGTGTAACGATTTTATTCACGCTGCTCGCTTACGCGGTGGAAACGTCCTAATACATTGGtgcgtaattatttttaatatatttattagtatATCGGACTGttcagaaaattttaatcgatgGCAAAATGTAAGGAATAATCGGAGGTATTCCTATCTTTCTggaattttatcgaatattattattatcattgacGGGCAGAGCAAAATAGCATTAGtgcattttaatttaaaaaaagactttttttttatcaacaaTTATTGGATCCTCGGTTAGTACTTATCATTGTTGGGTCATAGGTGACTACTGCAGTTTACTTAACttgaaattatatctttcaCTTCATTCGACAAATATTGTTATCAACATACAAATATGATATCGTTATCACGTGCAgctaaaatacatatacatgaaaTATCCTATAATTAAGCAACATAATTTAAGTTATTGCTGAGGATTAAGAGCCAATTAAAAAcagtatttatttcaattttatttaacagatATGCAAGATAAATAAACGCCTTCCAATAGAAATATAGAGCAAAATGACTAATTACCAGAAATACTATGAATTTTCTGAACAATCCATGCTTAGCCTTTATCaaatcttgaaaaaaaaaacaaaaaagaaaaaagaaaaaaatatgaagCGATTAATCTTTGATTTTAAACGGTATTTAACAACCGATCTGAAAATCGTTCACAAAACGATATTCGGTTTCAGCTTAGCCGGTATGTCGAGAAGCGTTACAGTAGCAGTGGCCTATATTATGACTATCACCAATCTTTCATGGAAAGAGGCACTTAAAGTTGTCAGAGTAGGTCGTTCCATTGCCAATCCAAACGTCGGTTTTCAGCAACAGTTGAAAGATTTCGAATCCAGTCGATTGCACGAGGTATTCAAATTAACGATCAAAAAGAATAGCCCGAGGCCGATCCTTCTTATGctacatttttttctctttttttctgcAAGAGATTCGATGTCATAAAAATGCGAACGATTCTCTCTAATTAGAGAGAAGAAAATCGTTCGAGATTATTCATCGAATCTTTAACGATGACAAAGATGCTACATTATAAACACGACGAACCTTCAACGTTTGTTCGATGATGTAGTAAGAGTATAGTAGAGTTATTTGAGACGTGTAAGCTTCAATAACTTGAAATTCAATCTTGAAATGTACATATAACTTGTGTATTATGAGACACCATTAGTCTGTAATATGACAACGAAAGAACGAGAAAATATCGTATACTTCAAGTGTAATAGGAAAAGATGACTCAAATAATTGTATAGTCGGATTGTTTGAGTCAAGCAGAAGGTATTATATAAccagtaataaaataaacaacaagATAATTTCCagaaataaagtaatacacACGCGCTACTGAATCATAACAACTACGACTTTCCTCTTGATAAGTGAAAGCCATATGCTTGTAGAaaactacatataatatttagcTGCATATAATAGAACTACTACTAATATTTCACTGTACATCACGCCATTAACAACGAGTTAAATAGTCTGTCTTTAAACACAGATTCTTTAAAAGTCGCCCATGACCGAATTTGTCGAATTTACAAGGCAAATTACTTGGTCTTGCCCAAATATACTTCTGAATCAAATAACTCTACCTTACCCTaagttttttcttttgcatGAGAAAATGGGTTGTTAATCTAAAAAATTAGCATGGAAATTTTCTCAACTGACACAGGAACGACGTAGGTTGAAACAACGATTCCCAAGCCTGGCGCTCGCGGAATCCGATGCAGAAGTGTGTCGCACTACTTTAGGAAATTACGAAACCATGGCACTGGCACGAGAAGTGTGCGAAGGAAAATGTGCCATGGGCCGTCCTTGTCCGACTGGACTATGCAGGCAATCTTCCAAAAGGTTTGTTAGTTCTTTGTGTCATTCTATGCAACTTGAGTCCGTTTGTCAGCGTCAGATAACACGcctattatatgtatataatcttTCATCCTCGTTTCTCTTTGATGTTCATGAAAATTTGTGAAAAGGAGGAATGGAACTGATCATTTGATACGTTTCATGTTTCTTTGTGCACATAGAAGTCCAAGAAGAAAGTCATCCACAGGCAGTACTAGCAGCTTAAATACAGGCAGAACTCCGCCGCAAACACCAAGAATGCTACCATCCGCACCACCTTCACCGGCTATGCATCGATCAGCCAGCGTGCTCTCAACAGCGAGACCACGAAGTGGTCCTGCTGGTTTGCATTATTATACCGGGGGATCTGCACCTCCTTCcaggtaattttatttattattatacataaactTACTATTACAAGCagagtaatattattatagaatatcAACAACTTCATAGATAAGTAATAGAGTATATATTTAAGTAATAGAGTTATTTCAGAGCATTTGCAAAAGTAGTTAATGTATAGATATATAGTGATATGCATAGATATTCGGATACCATGATATGCTAGACATTGTTGTTGTGtatacgtttatttataataattgatagTGTTTTGATATGTTAAGAAAGAAATGTAGatatgtttcatttatttaatgcaCATACCTTTTTTGAGATAATGAAATGTCAAAATATTAATGCGAGTCACCGTTGTATATGCATTTTGAGATgtaaaaaagtacaaaatacgtacatatgtgatgttataatatttaatagatgaAGTGAATCATTTCATCATTTATAAGATGATTTCTAAAATACGATAGCCTTTACGGTTAACATGATACTTTTTCTTAGAGCGGTGTCGAGGGTTGACCTATCAGCTGCAGTGGCTTGCAGCAGTAGTAGCACGAGCCTAACATCGGTAGGCAGATCAGGGATGTCCAGTAGTAATTGGCGATTAGCGGCTAGGTCCGCACCAACCACACCGAGGCCGACACCACCGGTTTCTCCGCAACGTTGGCCCAGACGAGCATCTACTCGACAAACACCCCCTTTACCAATATCGCCGGAAACTCCTTCGACAACGACGTAGTACTTGCGGAAAATTGCTTCGTTCTCGACTTTACCCGAGTAATCTGAACATCGATTTATTTAGCGACATCAGTTATTGCCTGACAGCACCCTACAATCATCGTTAGTGATGTCTGACAATGTATTATGCTAGCGTATTGGCAGAAACCTAGTATTTCGTTGCGATTGTGTTGCacaatagaaagagaaaaatgttgaGAAAAACATTGACAAATTTTCGATAACGGAGCAAGCACATAAGTAACTTAAATTTTTGCAAAACGATGCCTGATCGTGCGAGTTCTTCTAAAAACAGTCTTTCAGCGAACCGCTTTCAGCGTAACTGCACCGTCACGAGGATGCAAAGATGCTTTAAAAATGTACGAATTCGGAAATTATGTCATTTTTAAGTACTTTACCAGCTGGCTGACAGCGAAGAGACTAAACGAAAagctttattatatatatttcatcggTCGAAAGTTAGAGGATACTTGTTTATTGATTGTATGAATGATTAAAGCATGGGAAAAAAGTTATGCCAGCTAATACAGCAAAACGCTCGTAACGTCGCGTTTGTAACTGAATCGAACGACAGGCGCGAGAAACCGCACAAAAATACGTATTATCTTTTCGTCGAAAGCGAACGTACGAAATCGAAATTCGACAATTATCATGAGCCGACGTTCGAGCGGCGGcgattatattttgaaaacacGTTTGTTCGCGTGAGAAGGAATCGCGTACCGAATGTTCGAACATTTACACAAATATTAACCGACGCGATATAATGATTTGAAACGCGCGTGATAGCGATCATCGACAATCTTGCGTACGATTCTAGAACTCTTGTTAATTAACGTTTTTTTAAGGCGTCCAATGAAAGTTTATAATTTACGATGAAGCTACGAAGAGTAATCGATCAACCGAACAAAACAATTTACTCGTAGAGATATCTCGATTACTTTCCAAACAGTAACGTTACTAtccgagaaaaaaaaaaaaaagatggtaGAACTCGCTGTTAGAGATACAGAAAATCATCGCATCCGAAAGGAACGCATTTAATTCTCGTATTCGTTGCACGAGTAATTCAATCCCATCAATAAATTCACGTCGATCGGTTGTtgcgatatataataaaattgggCATCCGTGTTTTCTTCAATTCGTTCAACTGTAAatcaatgatttaataattgcGTACAGAATTTTGTTACGACGCGTTCTTCGATCGTTGAACGCGACGAATCGCTTTGAATCATTAAAACAGATATTATTTCGCTTCATCGATTCAGAGCTTAATCGCGATGTTTGATATTTGCCTTCAGGATTTCTAGAGATGCCGTTTAcaagaaagtaaaaagaaatggaaatggTAACCATTCTCAGAGTTTATGTCGTTTTAACAAAGCACGATGAACGGAGTTATTGTTAACATCGAGActaacgtttaaaaaattctctaCTATTCGAATGAAACAGCGAGAAGAGCAAGAAGAGCGCGAGCCGTTGTTCCTCGAATCGTTGCATTGAGTTTGTTCGCAACCGTCCATTGCAGTTGTTGGATTTGTAGCGAAAACCACGCTGTTTAGCGCAAATTGTTAATCTAAAGGGAAgcatattacatatacatatacgcgcATACACATGTATTTAAAACGGTGCGTCGATGAAAGTATTTTATGCACACTCTAGCCACCAAcggattgaaaaataattacctTCTAAATGCTGAtcgtatagaaaaaaaaagaagaaaaacaagaatactttctttaatttttcatagttTTGTCGCACAATATTATTCGAGGCAATTAATTCGACTCGATCCCAAGCGCACTATACAACAATCTTTTTTAAAGTGCAAATAAAAGacagaaaaaataatagaaacggCGTGTATATTAAGTTGTAACATAAATTTAtcttgtttttattatattaccaAGCGGAAAATGCTACAAAGcgaaaaaaaatgttacaacTTAATACATGATATGTTAAGAGCGTCTCGTTTTCAGACGAACAGGACATATATGTGCATAAAATTCGACTTATCATCGTACACCTTGTATGCATATACACTTTGTAGGCATACGTTGTTGCAAAAGgatttcagaaaattttataacttgTTGGCAAATGGTGATTATTATGCGACTATGTCGTAGATTAGATAGACAAGTTGTTATTCTTTCGTGCACCGATGCGACGTACGATTCACATGACGAGTGAGAGAATAGCAAAGAGTTCGCAAGCGGATCTCCGATATCATCCCTCCTATCATCGAAGCGTATTTTTCTTCGCATAatagaaacatttatttttctaacatcATTCGACTTATCATAGATTTACgagaataaagtaaataaataaattttagagGATAGACATAATGTGCGcagttaaaaagtaaaaaaatgcGCTCGTTTCATTCGATTTTTTAGCGTTGTTCAATCCAGGAAGTGTTTTTAACAGTTTCGTCGGAGATCTATCGACTGAAATtgttaaaatcattttcttaATGTAAGCTGTGCTCTTTTGAATAATCTGATCATTAGAGCTTGTCCGAACTGATAGAAGTTAAACCGATTGCTCATTTCGCCTCGTAGTTGCatagttattatttattattgttgaTTGTTACGTTAAATAGAGTTTGCATGTTATTAAAGcaataacgtaaaatatattctagCGACGGAGATTTATTCAGTCAGCTTCAGTGAGACTAGCCATCATTTCGATCAATTCAAAGGAGTACAGATACGATAATGTTAACAATtcaaaaagtattttttataaacttaTTGTTTTCAAGGTTTTGCTCGATAATAACACATATCGctgttatattaattaaatatatatacatgtatacaccGGTACACACAACGCTTGACCATTTAAAtacgaaaaaaattaataatatatatttgtagagAACAAATTCTTCATGAATCGTATGTTATTTCAAGCTCCATTATTTCATCTAAAAGCTATTCATTTAAacgtacaattatattttaaaatgattttgaCAAACACAGAACAAAAATCcgatatatgtttatattctCTATTCGATGCCTATGCTATATAGTTTTAGGTTGTGACTGCAAAAGTGAagtgtattaaaataaaaaaaaaagaagaaaagaaagcaagAGAGAAACTAAAAACAGATGGAGagcatatttaaaatttgaagataattcaatttttacacttAATCAGGTAACTTTTGAAAACAGTTTAAGTcgcaattattttcttaaaatatttaagaaatattataggACATCATAtcgtcctttttttatttataaaatacttaatACGGGATCaaacgagaaatattatatattattatttttcaaattgtacGCAAAAAAACAAGCatgataacgtaatatataaagataatttttattggaacTTTTGAACATTATTATACGCTTGCCccccttttatttttttaagaagATTCATTGTAATTCGAAATTGGTTCATAGCGACTTAGGCTTTCAAAGTTATCTATCTgagtttttattatatttatacaatgacATGTTTcggtattaaaaaatatacaaggcTTCTTCGAAATCCATGGtgtctaatattttatattttttacaggcttgtataaaatttttctactcacgaaattaatttaatattcttagcgcaattatataattctgttcggcaattttttttaatatgcgCTCAAAAATTGTAGAGCTActactaaaaagaaaaacgtaaagcctatttatattatgttgtatatttaatgaatatataatattgtccctaataatgattataaagaataatttagaaaattttggtAAAACTTTAATAAAACTTTTGGCGCTTCTTAAAACAATGTTGTATCATGTTTATTTTTTCCACACTGA
The nucleotide sequence above comes from Bombus fervidus isolate BK054 chromosome 6, iyBomFerv1, whole genome shotgun sequence. Encoded proteins:
- the LOC139988006 gene encoding uncharacterized protein; translation: MGNGMNKVLPGLYIGNYHDSKDADQLERFKITHILAIHDTARRLHSDKHYLCILAADSPDQNLSQYFSLCNDFIHAARLRGGNVLIHCLAGMSRSVTVAVAYIMTITNLSWKEALKVVRVGRSIANPNVGFQQQLKDFESSRLHEERRRLKQRFPSLALAESDAEVCRTTLGNYETMALAREVCEGKCAMGRPCPTGLCRQSSKRSPRRKSSTGSTSSLNTGRTPPQTPRMLPSAPPSPAMHRSASVLSTARPRSGPAGLHYYTGGSAPPSRAVSRVDLSAAVACSSSSTSLTSVGRSGMSSSNWRLAARSAPTTPRPTPPVSPQRWPRRASTRQTPPLPISPETPSTTT